In the genome of Thiorhodovibrio winogradskyi, the window AAGACTTCTTTTTTCACCCCCTGCCGTGACTGTAAAAAAAGCTGACACTCGATTTGCCTAAAATCACCCCGAAGAGCCTGATGACAAGCGGGCTAACGGCGAAAAACCTTCTCAAGGCTCTGATTATTATCGCATTATTTTTGAAAACGCCAGCATGGCCCAGCTGTAAAAAAACCTGACACCCGTGGACGCGATTTGAGCGGAAAAACAGGCTCAAAACGGCCCAATCAAGGTCAAAACAGGCGCCGCACAGCACGGGAAAAGGGCCGAAAAAATCACTTAACTACCTGTTTTTATGAATAAAGAAGACACTTAACAGGATGTCGCCAAGGGCCAAAAAGCCAGGTGTAAAAAAAGCTGACAGTCGCGCCAGCCGCTGGCCTTTTGCCCCGGCCAGCGGGCGGCGCTGGCGTCACTCGGCTTGGCGTTGGGGCCTTGGTTTCCGGCGCCGGGTTGTCAGAAGCAGCAGCGCCGGCAGCACCAGAAGGTCGAAGAAGAGCGCGGCGACCAGTCCGACGGCGGTGAGCAGGCCAAAGGCGGCGGTGGGGTTGAAGGCGGAGGTGCCAATGAGCAGGAACTGTCCGCCCAGGATGAGCGTGGTCACGACGATGGCGCGCCCGGTTTGCTGGTAGGCGCGGGCCAGCGCCCAGACGGGCGCGCTGCCGGCGGCCAGGCGGTGGCGGTAGTTGTGCATCAGATGGATGGTATCGTCGACCGCGATGCCCACGGTGACGCTGGCGATCATGGCGGTGGCCATGTCGAGCCAGACACCGAGCAGCCCCATGATGATGAAGATGAGCGCGATGGGGGCCAGGTTGGGGATCATGCTGACCAGCATCTGCACCGGGGAGCGCCACAGGATGAGCATCAGCAGCGCGATCAGCAGCACGGCGGCGGCCAAACCGCGTACTTGGCCCTGAATCAGCAGTTGCTCCTGGTCGGCGAACAGGCGCCCAAAGCCGGCGACGCGTACCCGCAGGTCGCCGAGATTCTGGTCGGCGAGCTGGTTGTCGATGCGCGCGATCAGATCGTTAATGGCGCGGGCGCCGCGCACGTTGAGATTGAGCACCAGGCGGCTTTGGTCGAACTCGCGGTTGACCAGCTCGTAAAGATCGGTCCCGTCATAGACCAGCAGGTACTGGGTAATCAGGTTCTGGCTGTCCGGCAGCGCGCGGTAGGCGGGGTCTCCCCCATGGAAGCTCAGGTGCATCTCCTCGATAAAATCCACCAGCGACAGGGCGCGATCCACCTCTGGTTGCGCCTCCAGCCACTGCTGCGTGCGTTGGATGGATCGCAGCGCCTCGGGCTGCTTGAAGGCATCGCGCTGCCCCTTGGCCTGAAAGACGAGTTCCAGCGCGGTGACGCCAACCAACCGCTCGCCGATGCGCTCGGTCGATTGGGTGATGGGATGCGCGGGTGGGAAAAAGCGCAGCAGATCGGTCTCGGTCTGAATGCGCGCGATTTGCGGCAGGCCGATGCCCAGCAGGACGGCGGAGAGTCCCAGCACCCAAAGGGGGCGGCGCATGCCTTGGCGACGCAGCGCGCGCACACTCTGGTCAATCCAGGAGACACCCCGGCGACGGTGGCTCCAGGCGCCGCGATCCCAGCGGGCGAAAATGGGCGGGACCAGCCAGATCATAATGGCAGCCTGGGCCAGCATGCCGGCGGCGGCCACTTGTCCGAAAGCAGCGATGGGCTGAATGGAGCTGAAGCTGAGCGACAGCAGCCCCACACCAGTGGTCAGCGCCACGAACAGAATCGGCTTGCCGACCTGATGGGCGGCGCGCGCGGCGCGCTCTGGCCCGCTCAGGCCCTGGCGCGCGGCGAGCGCCACCGCGTTGAGCCAATGAATCAAGGCCGCCACGGTGAGCGCGGACATCAGCGGCGGCAGAATGGCGGAAATCAGGGTGTAGGGTTTACCCGCAAGAATCAGCAGCGCCACGCTGACATTGACCACGGCGGCAATCACCAGGGCGCTGACCGCCACCGCCAGCCAGCGGCGAAACATCAGCCAGATGATGAGCAACCCAAACCCCAGGGTCGCGGGCACCAGCACCAGGGTGTCGTGAATCATGGCGCGCAGTTGCGCCACATCCAGGGCGATCTGGCCGGCGACGGCGGTGAGATGATCATCAAGCTGGTGGGCGCTGATGGCGGCGCGCAGGGTGTTTTCCAGCTCCAACCGCTCCAGGCTGTTGTTTAGCGCGCGCGGGCGCACCACCAAGGCCAGGGCCTGGCCGTCCTCGCTAGCGAGCATGCCGCCGGCGAAGCGGTCGCCGAGCACCCGCGCGCGGCGCTCCCTTGGATTATCGAGCTGATCCGCCTGGGCTTGATCGAGCAGGGGCTCGATGGCAAAGCCGTCCTCGGTGCTGCGGATGTGGTCCTGATTGGCGAGCGACAGCACCCGATCAACCATGGGGTCGCGCGCCAGCGCCTCGCCCAGGGCGAAATACCGCGCGAGAAAGGCGTCTTGCCACAGGGTATCGCCCTCGCCTTCAAACAGCGCGACCAGGACTTGATCGAGCGGAAAGGTCTCGCGCAGTTGGT includes:
- a CDS encoding efflux RND transporter permease subunit — protein: MKPFLLSGRTALIILILVALLANTALVLIRLDNAPEAYFPTSSPTVQFENQLRETFPLDQVLVALFEGEGDTLWQDAFLARYFALGEALARDPMVDRVLSLANQDHIRSTEDGFAIEPLLDQAQADQLDNPRERRARVLGDRFAGGMLASEDGQALALVVRPRALNNSLERLELENTLRAAISAHQLDDHLTAVAGQIALDVAQLRAMIHDTLVLVPATLGFGLLIIWLMFRRWLAVAVSALVIAAVVNVSVALLILAGKPYTLISAILPPLMSALTVAALIHWLNAVALAARQGLSGPERAARAAHQVGKPILFVALTTGVGLLSLSFSSIQPIAAFGQVAAAGMLAQAAIMIWLVPPIFARWDRGAWSHRRRGVSWIDQSVRALRRQGMRRPLWVLGLSAVLLGIGLPQIARIQTETDLLRFFPPAHPITQSTERIGERLVGVTALELVFQAKGQRDAFKQPEALRSIQRTQQWLEAQPEVDRALSLVDFIEEMHLSFHGGDPAYRALPDSQNLITQYLLVYDGTDLYELVNREFDQSRLVLNLNVRGARAINDLIARIDNQLADQNLGDLRVRVAGFGRLFADQEQLLIQGQVRGLAAAVLLIALLMLILWRSPVQMLVSMIPNLAPIALIFIIMGLLGVWLDMATAMIASVTVGIAVDDTIHLMHNYRHRLAAGSAPVWALARAYQQTGRAIVVTTLILGGQFLLIGTSAFNPTAAFGLLTAVGLVAALFFDLLVLPALLLLTTRRRKPRPQRQAE